The Saccharomyces mikatae IFO 1815 strain IFO1815 genome assembly, chromosome: 15 DNA window TCACCACCGGCTCTAAGGGCAAATACATCAATCAAATAAATAGCGACGGCCTTTTGGCGCTCTAGCATAACTttgcttttcaaatttctcgTGTAGTCTCTTCTGATAGCATCGATATATGATTTCAATTGTCTTGCCTTTTCAAACTTCTTGAAGTCACTCTGGCCCTTCAACGACGAGTTTGCTGCCAATCTCACGTATTTGAATGAGTTGAATATATTCTCTCTCCACATGGCTAACCACTGAACAGTGTTATCGTGCCTAACCTCTCCCCACTTGTGTCCTTCTGGAGCTGGTGGAATAGGAGCGTCCTCACTTAGGTTCAGAACGATATCTTCAGGATTCactcttcttttcagcTTACCGGTCTTTGGGTGAGCGCCACGGCCTCTAAACAAATCGGGAGGTTCTACTTTGAAATTACCCACTTGTTCCTTTCTACCATCTAACTCACAGAATTTATAATCTTCctcaaatttttctctttctaaaCGAATCTGTTTCTTCTCTTGGGAGGTCAGTTGCTTTTTCTGTTCCTTTTGTAACTGGAAGTAGTCGAACATCTTGGTAAAATCACAACTagaaaattcttttatttcaatATCGTTGAGGGGACcgccattttcttttaatacTTGcaagaaatcattgaagaagttcttttgaaaaacagGATTTTTGGCGTGGTCACTCTCCAATAATGCAGCAAAAAACCCAGCTACCTCCTCAGCTTGTGGAGGTAAATCTACTGGTTTCCCATCGTAGTATAATTTGATGTGAGATGGCAAGGGTTGGTACGGTGGGGGAAAGATAACACCGTTATGTTTCAACGTAACCCATTTTATGGTGTCATCTtcgttttccttttcccaCCATTTATAttcatcttcctcatcttTCACTTTTTGGTCTTCTTCGtcctctttcttctttcttttctttttttcttggtctTCTTTCTTCGTCGTCTTTAACTTAACGTCACcatcttctttcttaatttttttaggCTTTGGAGTTGTGCGTTTCTTCACTTGTGGCGACggtggtgatgatgacgatggtAGTCGTTCGgtctttattttcttagtctttttcttggaaaTTGTAGAAATTGCTTCATCACTATCATAACCGTCCGCATCATCGCCTTGGAGGGAAGCAGTGTTTGTCGACtctatctttcttttcttcaaagtttgAGACAGTGGcacatcatcttcatcagagGACAACTCACGATTAACTTTGGAAGCATCAGCAATAGTCATTTTACGCGTTATAGGTTTCGAGCCCGtcctttctttcttcgttatttgttttttcacttGCTTCTATACAAAAAATAGCGTTTTTTAGGTACCTAGAGCaaccaagaaaatgagaaaaaagaatgaactTGCGATGGTGTTAAgaggaaaaatatataatagCTCTTGATGTGCATCGATTACTCAAGAAGAGGGAAAGATGCTgtaaagttgaaaaataaaagagctTTTCATGGCTGGTTTTTATtcgtttttcctttttttttaaagactGCAGCGGCGATTACCCGGTTAAGTACCAGGGCTCTCTGCCCAACGTACCTTTGTGTAAAATAGTATActttcatatatatatatatatatacatagTACATGTGTGTACTCACTTCTATGATGTTGAGTTTTGATGGGAATAGTATTAAACGCTTACATATTAGAATGCATCGTCCGTGGCCAGAGTTTGCAAGTTCCACTCGGTTTCAAAATTCGTCTTCAAGGCGCCAAGCTTGTTAATAATGCTATTGCAGGCGTTTTTCAAGGCATCCTTCGGGTCGTATCCCTCGGTGGTCTGTATTCTCAACTTGAACCGGGCGAAGAAAGGATGCTCAACCTTATAAGCGGCAAACAGCACCTTTCTATCGTTCAGGAGCTCTGCGCGGATCAGATTACCCAGCGTGTGGTCTTCCTTCTCAAACGTTATCACCACTGCGTTGGGGGCTTTAGTGTCGGGGTCAATCTTTAACTTGGACTCCCCTTCACCCAGAAGGAACAGTTCAAATCTGTCTGGAGCATTCATTATGCAGTGGTATGCAAAAGTATGTGGTTGGTTGACTGCGTGGTTAGTGTGGTCTAGCTTACCTAGCTTGTCCGCTCTTCTCTTGACATAAGCTCTTGCGTGTGCTAATGCAGTAAGCCCAGAATTTTCGCGGATGGTTCAAGAACTATGGTCCGGGTAACTAAAGTATTGTTAGCAATTGGGTAGCACCTATGCAGACAATACTGTGCAGGTGTATCCTATCGACAATGCGTACATTATTTGCGTGTATAATAGTCTGGGATTGTGGATGTCATAGAAATACACCTGCTGCTAGTATGGGCTCCCTAAATGATGGACCAATATTATGACGGTTACCCGTATATAAAATTTTATGTCCGTACGGGTAATGagtatttgattttctagtggtttttttcattcGCAAAAAATCGCTTTCATTTTGCAGTTCTTGAGCATACGTGATTTGCAAAACAACTGTCACTCCCCTCTCTACTATACTTACCTTCCTCCTTTCCTCACCGGTATTGCTAATATTCGAGACACCGTATTCTACTTTTCAGAACCGTTCACGTACCACGCTTTCTTTGTACCCCTTCTCTCACAACAGGCTACATTATTGAGCGCTTTCAGTATAATCTGTCTACCCTTTTGTTGTGTTCTGTTTGAGAATAattggaaaaggaaaaaaataactaaTAAAACAGGTTACAAAGCACAAAAAATGTCACAGGTCTGGCATAATCCGAACTCACAGTCAAACGATGTGGCTACCTCTAATGATGCTGCGGGCTCCAACGAAAGAAACGAAAGAAACGAGAAAGAACCTCTCCTCCAGGGAAACCAGTCGAGTTTTGttcagcagcaacaacGCATTACTTTGCCCTCGCTATCTGCCTTGAATAAtaaggaagaaaatggaagagATTCTAATGGGCAACTGCCTTTAGCTTCTCATGGTACTCACATATTAGGTTATCCTCCTACACATCCGAATATCATACCCTCAATCACAAGTGATTCTACATTTAAACAGTCTCACGAGTACCAACCTCACCCCAAgtcttcttcctcatctCCTTCTATAAACACTTCGGTTATGAACGCTGCTTCCGCTTCAGCACCGGCTCCTCTTCCTACAGCAGGAGGCGCcagcttttctttgtcGAGATTTGACAATCCATTACCGATAAATGCTCCTGTTCACACAGAAGGTTCGCAAAGCTATAACTGTCcccaagaagaagaaaaagcaagTCAACAGACCCAAGATCACAAGGAAGTTTCCGCCGGTGCGCAACCTACTGATGCCACCAAGTCTGCCAATGATCATATAGATACTAATGacgataataataataataatagtaataataataatgagaaTTTCAACGAAGAAGACCCTGATTACAGACCTCTAAATGTCAAAGATGCCCTTTCTTACCTTGAACAGGtcaaatttcaatttaGTTCGCGTCCCGATATTTACAACCTCTTTTTAGATATTATGAAGGACTTCAAGTCACAAGCAATAGACACACCAGGAGTCATTGAAAGAGTATCTACATTATTCAGAGGTTACCCAATTTTGATTCAAGGATTCAACACTTTCTTACCTCAAGGTTATAGGATCGAGTGTTCTACTAACCCGGACGACCCTATTAGAGTCACTACCCCCATGGGTACTACAACTGTGAACAATAACATCAGTCCACCTGAAAGAGGCACCATAGATGCACAGGAACCCAGTTCCCTTCCAGAAGCGGACGGGAACGGTACTCAACGATCCCACAATGTGCCCATGGTGCCTTCGAATGTTTACCACTCAGAACAGAACCAAGATCAACAGCAAGTTTTGCCTCTTTCAGCTACATCTACCGGGTTACCCTCGATTCAGCAATCTGAAATTCCTGtacatcatcaaattccTCAAATCCAACCTTTAGCGGTTCAAGAAgatgtcaaaaaaaatgttgacGTCGAGTTTAGCCAAGCCATAAGCTATGTTAATAAGATCAAAACTAGATTTGCTGACCAACCTGATATTTATAAGCATTTCTTGGAAATACTGCAAACTTATCAACGGGAACAAAAGCCAATAAACGAAGTCTATGCGCAAGTGACCCATCTATTTCAAAATGCACCAGATTTACTAGAAGATTTTAAGAAATTTTTGCCCGACTCTTCAGCTTCTGCAAACCAGCAAGTGCAACATGCTCAACAACACgctcaacaacaacaggaTGCTCAAATGCAGGCTCAGGCGCAGGCTCAAATGCAGGCTCAGGCTCAGGCGCAGGCTCAGGCGCAGGTTCAAGCTCAGGCTCAGGCGCAAGCTCAAGCCCAAGCTCAAGCagaacagcagcagcagcaattTTTATATCCAGCATCAAGCTATTACGGTCATTCTAATAATCGAGGTATCCCTCAACAAAACTTGCCACCTATTGGAAGTTTCTCACCCCCAACAAATGGTTCTACTGTACATGAAAACTATCAGGATCAGCAGCATATGCAACCACCCCATTTGATGCCCTTACCATCGATGGTTCAACATGGCGCAAACATAGTACATCAAGGGATTGCAAATGAAAACTTACCTCTTTCGGACTTAAGGACGTCTCTCACGGAACAGTACGCTCCTTCTAATAttcagcaacagcagcaacaacatcCCCAAAGCATTAGTCCTATAGCAAATTCGCAGTATGGTGATGTTCCCGTTAGACCAGAAATTGATTTGGATCCAAGTATTGTTCCTGTAGTCCCTGAACCAACTGAACCCATCGAGGATAATATATCACTTAATGAAGAGGTCACTTTTTTCGAGAAGGCGAAGAGGTATATTGGCAATAAGCATTTATACACAGaatttctaaaaattttgaatttgtaCTCCCAAGATATTCTTGACCTTGACGATTTAGTGGAGAAGGTTGATTTTTATTTGGGTTCCAACAAGGAACTATTTTCATGGTTCAAAAACTTTGTTGGCTACCAAGAGAGGACCAAATTTATCGAGAATATCGTTCATGAAAAACATAGATTGGATTTAGATTTATGTGAGGCATTTGGCCCAAGCTACAAAAGGCTACCGAAAAGTGATACTTTCATGCCATGTTCAGGTAGAGATGATATGTGTTGGGAAGTTCTGAATGATGAATGGGTTGGACATCCTGTATGGGCTTCAGAGGATTCTGGATTTATCGCCCATCGTAAAAATCAATATGAGGAAACATTGTTTAAGATTGAAGAGGAAAGACATGAGTATGACTTCTACATTGAATCTAATTTAAGAACTATCCAATGCTTAGAAACAATCGTAAATAAGATAGAAAATATGACGGAAAATGAGAAGGTCAACTTTAAACTTCCTCCAGGTCTTGGTCATACTTCGATGACTATTTATAAAAAAGTGATAAGAAAAGTCTATGATAAGGAGAGGGGGTTCGAGATTATTGACGCTTTACATGAACACCCTGCTGTGACAGCTCCGGTTGTTCTGAAAAGACTAAAACAAAAGGATGAAGAATGGAGAAGAGCTCAACGCGAGTGGAATAAGGTCTGGAGGGAGCTAGAACAGaaagttttcttcaagtcgTTAGATCATTTAGGTTTAACATTCAAACAGGCCgataaaaaattattaaCTACAAAACAACTGATATCGGAGATTAGTAGTATCAAAGTCGatcaaacaaacaaaaaaattcactGGTTAACTCCCAAACCAAAGAGCCAGTTAGACTTTGATTTCCCTgataagaatattttctgtGATATCTTGTATTTGGCAGACAGTTTCATAAGTCATACTACAGCATATTCGAATCCTGATAAAGAAAGgttgaaagatttattaAAATACTTCATatctttgttcttttctatttctcTAGAAGAGATCGAAGAATCTTTACAAGCTTATAAGCAAAGTGTATCAGAATCTAGCGGATCCGACGATGGGGGTTCTAGTGTATCGAGGAAAAGGTCGTATCAACAGGAAATGACTTTGCTTGATATTTTGCACAGAAGCAGGTACCAAAAGTTAAAGCGTTctaaagatgaagatgggAAAGTCCCACAACTTTCAGAAGCGCCTGATGAGGAatctaatattattgagGAAGAAGAGCTCATCAATGAAGAGGCCAAAAATCCTTGGCTAACTGGGAATCTAGTGGAGGAGGCAAACTCTCAGGGTATGATTCAAAACCGTGGTATATTTAATTTGTTCGCAAATACGAATATTTATATCTTCTTCCGTCACTGGACAACGATATATGAGCGACTTTTGGAAATCAAGcaaatgaatgaaaaagtcacaaaagaaatcaatacAAGATCGACGGTTACGTTTGCTAAAGATTTGGATCTACTATCGAACCAACTTTCTGAAATGGGTCTGGATTTCATTGGTGAAGACGCGTACAAACAGGTATTGAAATTGAGCAGAAGATTGATAAACGGTGATCTTGAGCATCAGTGGTTTGAAGAGAGCTTGCGCCAGGCTTATAATAATAGGGCCTTTAAACTTTATACAATCGACAAAGTTACTCAATCGTTAGTGAAGCATGCTCACACCTTGATGACCGATGCTAAAACTGCAGAAATAATGGCGTTGTTTGTTAAGGATAGAAATGTCACTACGACGAGTGCGAAAGGCCAAATTATTTACCGCTTGCAGGTGCGTTCTCATATGTCTAACACAGAAAATATGTTCAGAATAGAGTTCGATAAAAGAACTTTGCACGTTTCCATTCAATATATTGCCCTTGATGATTTGACACTAAAGGAACctaaagaagatgaagataaaTGGAAATATTATGTAACATCGTATGCTTTACCACATCCGACAGAAGGTGTTTTGCACGAGAAACTGAAGATACCATTTTTGGAGAGGCTCATCGAATTTGGACAAGATATTGATGGAAAGGATGTAGATGAAAAGTTCTCGCCAGAAGGCATTTCTGTATCGACATTGAAAATTAAAATCCAGCCAACGACCTATAAATTGGATATCGAAAATGGGTCTTACGATGTTTTTACTCGTAAGTCTGCTAACAAATATCCTACTGTTGCTAATGATGATACTCACAAAGAAGTGGTTGTTCAGAAAAAGGAGCTGATATCAAGATTTTTAGACTGTGCGGTTCATTTGAGAAACGATCTAAATGAAAGCCAGAAAATAAGTatgcaagaaaaatttgaaagtcTTAAAGACACTACAGCCAAATTGAATGTTGACGGTCAGGTAGTAGACAccaaaattgaagaagctACAAAGACGAAACAAGAGCAGCAAGAGAATTTGGCGTCTTCCGATGCGAGTGTGTTTTCTTCCACGTCTGATGTACCAcaagatgataatatagAAGTGATGCGAAGTACGGGACTCTCAGATACAGAGACAAAGATCTAGTAAATGACTCTCAACAAGGTTGCTACGGATGTTTATGGCTTAAAAGGGCACAGCCATCTGATATATACTCTTATATAATGTCAAAGATGTAACATTGTAattttagaaaaggaaattgtAAGTGTTCTGCGGTATTCAAAACGTACCGATTACTTGCGAAAAGGTAAATGATAATATGCCGTGATTAGTACTTGAATATTTATACGTCTTTattagattttttgaagacaTTATTTTGACCTGTTTTAAAAAGGGTATGGTATTATAAAAGGGCTAGTTCATATAAATACCCGATTTTTCTCTATATGAATTTCTTATTCCATATCAACGTCGACACCAAAATCGTCCAGTGATTCCCCCCAATCGTTGAACCATTTTTCGCGGGAAGCAGATCTGCCATTTTGAGCAACTCTACTTCTTACTACCTGTTCACCGCCTTCATTACATGTCTCTATCGTTGAAGTTTTAGGATTAGAAACGGTAGTTGTTTCGCCTCCATCAGGCGGCCAAGGAAGTGAGAGGATGATATCTTCTAACGGGGAGTCAACTTCATAATTGGATATATCATTCTTTGGAAAGTTGTTTCCATTCCCTGTGGGAATGCCATATGGCCACAGCCATAAATGGACAGGGCCAAGGTATAATATAGCATTGGTGTGCAAATCAAAATTGTAAGGGAAATTTACAAGTCCTTCAAAACTGGATCTTTGTTGCTTCAAAAGCCCTTCGGCGTCCCTTTCATGTTGAAGTGTCTTTGATTCAGGATAGATTCTCCAAGTGTTATAAATCAATTTCTGGATCAACCTTCTGGAGTCAAATAGAGATTCGAGCCGATCCATATCCCACGACTCAATTTGAGATCTTCCGTTCACTATTTGATTAAATAAACACCGTAAGAAAAGGACCGTTATCGTTAACAggacaaaaaaattcaagggACTCAAAATTGTTAAAAAGGTTAGttctgattttttgaagaggtATCCAGGAAAGTTCCTCCGTTGCCAAATGAAGCATATTCGCTTAACTTGAAtgcaaaataaaatactGGTAGTAATAATGATCCAAAATAAGAATCTTAAGAAATGCGGATAGTTTCCGAAGCCGACACAATTCATAGTCCAAGGGCAATGATGATCCATCATTAGAACGCATTGGTTGCAGGTTTTACAATGGTGAGAACGCTCTGGTTTATAATTCTGGCACTTCTTACAGAAATTCGGCCAGATGCCAGGAGTTGGTTGGTAGTTGGGTAAAGGTCTTCCGGGATTCGTGTAGATGGCcaaataataagaaaaccATATCAttgacaaagaaaactCAAATCCTATTTGTTTCGCTATTGGCAAGAAATTggataaaataaaataatgcGCACCATAACCTATAAATGATATCAAAAGTGTTGGTATAGCTATCCCTAACCAAGGCCATCTCAACTTTACAGCCATAGCCAAGCGACCAACTatgttttgataaaattctGTATGATGTACCACACCATACAAGACAGTGTTCAATGTTTCTTCTATTCTCTGCGTTTTGTAAACGCGAGCGAGAAAAGTTATATAGGAAGCGTAAAATATACACGAAAACAGCTAGTAAACAATGGAAACAAGCTCTATTTCAATTACAAAATCATGCCTGGAGCAAGAATCTTCCTCATCACCAAAATCATAGCTCATATGAGAATGGGgcaatcttcttcttcctttccTTGAGAAGTACTTTATACTTAATTGTATAACTGGGAGGATATATTCCTTTGCTCTTTTAAGCACATCTAGAAACCTGTTCTTATTCCAACTTTAAAAACTACTAtctatataataataagtaCTTTTGAAATCCCAAATATCTAAGAGATAATTCCGCTTTCCATTTTAATATGAACTAACTCATAACTGTTCAATAAACCTCTCAAATGGCATAAGGATGCAATAACAACtagaaaatggaaaagttgATGAGAATGCCCCCAAATGTCAAATTTGCCGGGGCAAACCTTCTCAGGAAACCTCATTCCGTAAAGAACAGCGCcgattatatataaaacgCCTCCGAGTAACACCCAAAATAGCTGAATTTGTGTCcaaatttctgaaaaaCTATAGCAGTAAAGACCACTAAAAATTGGAACGATTGAAGATAGCccaaaacaaacaaatagCCCAGCTCTATAGGGTCTCCACTCTCTTTTCCGAAACTTATCTTTTAGCGACACTATACTACACGCAACTCCAAAGCTGACAGTAATAAGCGCAAATAGacaaaacaaagaaaatttttcgtAATAGCCATAGAATAAAATGCTGACCATAGATGTGACAATCAGTATGCAAATTCCAAGGTAATCTAGCTTGTTACCTAAGGTAGCAATTCTTAAGGAATGACTTTTTAGACAATGAAATGAGCTGCTCAGTATCAAACACGCAAATGCCCCCGAATAAAAGAGGTCAATTACCACATGATCTTTCCACGTAGTGGTTTCAAACACCttgatagttgatttatctAGCAATAGAACAGTGAAAAACCCAAGAGCAGGGACTAAATGTGAATAAATATTGACACTTTCGTTATGTAGGTAAAAcaaacttttgaaagtcTCGATAAAACTACTAGTTTCCCTTACGTACCCATGTAGAATAAAGTCATTATCTCTTTGCCATTCTGGAATTTCATCCCAACTATACAGCCTCTTTAGCactttttttgcttctGCGACCTCTGCGGGATTTGCGGATGTCTTCCCGGCAgctctcttcttcagttcTTGCACACTCTTGGTCCTCTCTAATAAAGTTGACATTTGGAATGACTCTTTTCTAACATGCATCATAGTCAATGCCacagaaaaatttaatgCATTTGAGTCAAGGAACGCTGGCCTAAATACTACTTCTAATCAACTATTCCAAGAGATGTTggatttccaaaaaaaaaaagagctCAACAACGGAAGACCGCCTACTAACCCCGagtttccattttttagCCTACTCAAAGTaaataagaaaactttGATACTTAATTTCTGGCCTAATCAAGCTAGTGCTACCCTAGAGGAAACAAGTTATTAGTACactttttgtattcttGATGAATTGTCGCATTCCTTCAAAACCTTCAACATACagttgaatttttctttttaaaatGCGGTTTCAAATTTGAGTCCGCTTTCTATGGAAAATATGAATGAAGCGAACGTGCTTGCAACTATTGTCAAATTTAAACTTGTAAAATGAGCATAGGACTACTGTAACCACCTTGGAAAGACATACGGTTGCAAGATTTGAACAAGCCATAAGTCTTTCCATACTTATCCTAGGATTTCTACCTCATTTGATGAATCAAGGATTCGAACTTCAGGAAGTTTTTCAGCATATATTGGCTTTTCTCTAATCTAATGCCCCAAGCCGTCATAAATAGCCATTTTAGTTTAAAGGTGCTTATCCGTACACATTGCAACTTTTACTCCTTTCTCTTTAACAGATCATAGCTActgtttgttttttcttcttaagatttttttatactCCAATTTATTATCTGCATTGCTACCAATAGTGTTTCAGTGAATCAGTTATATACTTCGAAAGGCAGATAAccctttcttttataaGTGTTTATCAAAGCAGGATAACATAAGACAAGGATATTCTTCGAAGATTTATAGAAATCATGGAGAGTACAGTAGGAGACCTTTCCGAAAATATGCACGAGGATCAGGGGATTCAAAAAGTAATTTTACCCACTGATTTCAATAAATGCTCTAGAACTGACCTTGTGGTACTCATATCACGGATGTTAGTATCATTGATAGCAATCAATGAAAATTCCGTATCTAAGATACCTGAAAACCAAATTACTTTAACGCGATACCATTCCAAGATTCCACCTAACATATCAATTTTCAACTATTTTATACGACTGACTAAATTTTCCTCTCTAGAACATTGTGTGCTTATGACATCACTTTATTATATTGATTTGCTACAAACTGCGTATCCTGATTTCACGCTAAATTCATTGACAGCCCATAGGTTCTTATTAACAGCCACTACAATCGCAACAAAAGGTTTGTGTGATTCATTTTCTACTAATGCACATTATGCTAAGGTTGGGGGTGTACGATGTCATGAATTGAATATACTAGAGAACGATTTTTTAAAGAGAGTGaattatagaattattCCGAGGGATCATAACATTATGTTATGTAGTATAGaacaaaaacagaaaaaatttgtcaTAGATAAAAACGCATTAGGGTCTTTTGATTTGGATTCTTATTCCTATACTGATCGTCCAAAAAGTGGATATAATGTCCTGGATAAATATTATCGAAGAATAGTTCAATTGGTGGGTTCCTTTAACGCTTCACCAGATAAGAGTAAGAAAATTGATTATGTTCTCCCGTCCAATATTGATAAGGACAATGAGAGCGGTCCTCAAATTAATGAACAAAGGGGATCATTGCCTAACCACTATTCACAGAAACGAAACTCTGAGGCAAAAGACGCAAATACATATCACAAGCGGTCAAAACCTGATTAAATATTCATCGTAAAGTTTTCTATATCAATCATTATCGAGCAAAATTACAGACCCTTTATCATACATAAATATATTCGTGTATATCTATAAAAATGTGTGTGTGTAATAAGCAATCGGCAGCATTCAACTTAACAAACAAATATTGTTAATATTTTGACGACGAAAGGATAATATCTTTTAATTGTCTCCTGGTAAATATAATATCACAACATCAcgctcttcttctttcaacaaGGATagtaaaaacaaaaaaacagaaaaggaGTAGTATCAAGAACGCTAATGCACGTAACCTAATACGGTCCTTCGTGTGTCCCACCTATAATTTCACTCACTGTTaattattttgaaagatcGCTAAAAAAACTGTACTGTTTGAACTGTAACAATAATACATACTTCTACAGGTATTAAAAAAGACCTCTCATTAACAAAAGTATTTACCTCTAGTAAATAAATTTAGTTCGGAAGTCATATACATAATATTTggttaataaaaaaataaaaaaaacaaaaaaaagtacaaaaatattattttaactaaaaaaaattgaaaaagtatcACGTGAGTTTTAATATTTATTATGTtgataaataatattaggccatcggaaaatttttcacttgtTACATTGTTCATGTATTTTAAAGACAGATATGAGGAGCGAAGATTAAACAATCAAAAAGCACCAACTCCGTACGTTATGGCTTCTCAAAATCCAGATGTGCTTCTTTCTAAAGTAGTAAATGTGATCAGGGCTGCTTCTTCGTTAGCCGGTCAAGATGTGGACTTTTACAAAAATCTAGACAGGGAGTTTGgtaaagttttgaaatcaaagtCGGATAAGCTTGCGGATATGGCAAATGAAATCATACTTTCTATTGATGAGCATCACGAATCGTTTGAACTcaaagatgaagatatttCTGGATTGTGGAATGACTTTGGAAATATAATGGATAACCTGTTAGAAATGTCAGACCATTCGTTGGATAAGCTAAATCGTGCAGTGACCTCAAAGCCTAACGGTGCTGATCTTCAGTATTTAGGCGActtttcagaaaagaaCTTGTCTCCTGCGAAAAGAGTCGAAAAACCTCAGTTAAAGTTCAAAACTCCAATTGATAACAGTGAAAGTCATCCGTTCATACCTTTGCTTAAGGAAAAGCCAAATGCATTGAAGCCTCTTTCTGACAGTTTGAGGTTGATTGAAGAGGATGATAATACT harbors:
- the TOP1 gene encoding DNA topoisomerase 1 (similar to Saccharomyces cerevisiae TOP1 (YOL006C); ancestral locus Anc_6.32), with amino-acid sequence MTIADASKVNRELSSDEDDVPLSQTLKKRKIESTNTASLQGDDADGYDSDEAISTISKKKTKKIKTERLPSSSSPPSPQVKKRTTPKPKKIKKEDGDVKLKTTKKEDQEKKKRKKKEDEEDQKVKDEEDEYKWWEKENEDDTIKWVTLKHNGVIFPPPYQPLPSHIKLYYDGKPVDLPPQAEEVAGFFAALLESDHAKNPVFQKNFFNDFLQVLKENGGPLNDIEIKEFSSCDFTKMFDYFQLQKEQKKQLTSQEKKQIRLEREKFEEDYKFCELDGRKEQVGNFKVEPPDLFRGRGAHPKTGKLKRRVNPEDIVLNLSEDAPIPPAPEGHKWGEVRHDNTVQWLAMWRENIFNSFKYVRLAANSSLKGQSDFKKFEKARQLKSYIDAIRRDYTRNLKSKVMLERQKAVAIYLIDVFALRAGGEKSEDEADTVGCCSLRYEHVTLKPPNTVIFDFLGKDSIRFYQEVEVDKQVFKNLTIFKRPPKQPGHQLFDRLDPSILNKYLQNYMPGLTAKVFRTYNASKTMQDQLDLIPNKGSVAEKLLKYNAANRTVAILCNHQRTVTKGHAQTVEKANNRIQELEWQKIRCKRAILQLEKDLLKKEPKYFEEIDDLTKEDEATIHKRIIEREIEKYQRKFVRENDKRKFEKEELLPESQLKEWLEKVEEKKQEFEKELKTGEIELKSTWNSVEKIKAQVEKLEQRIQTSSIQLKDKEENSQVSLGTSKINYIDPRLSVVFCKKYDVPIEKIFTKTLREKFKWAIESADENWRF
- the RPB11 gene encoding DNA-directed RNA polymerase II core subunit RPB11 (similar to Saccharomyces cerevisiae RPB11 (YOL005C); ancestral locus Anc_6.30), with amino-acid sequence MNAPDRFELFLLGEGESKLKIDPDTKAPNAVVITFEKEDHTLGNLIRAELLNDRKVLFAAYKVEHPFFARFKLRIQTTEGYDPKDALKNACNSIINKLGALKTNFETEWNLQTLATDDAF